The sequence TTACAAACGTATAAACCATGTACCGGTATTTGTGGCAAATCTGGATGTGGGCCATGGCGGAACCTATCGTGAACCACACGGAGGCGAATTTGCAAAAGTGGCAACAGCCTGGTACCAGTGGCAAATGAAAGGCGACAAAGAAGCCTCGAAAATGTTTGTTGGCGACGACTGCGGCTTGTGTAACGATGATGAATGGAAATTTGAATCGAAGAACCAGGACTTTTAACGTGTAAAAAATGTAATTCGAATCAACTTGTACAAGTTCTGTTCGAATTATTCCGGAGCCCCTTATAAGGTTTACCTTGTAAGGGGCTGTTGTTTAGTTTCTTTTATGCAGCACGGTTTGTGTCTTGTTTTCCCTTTGCAATTCCTTAGTTTTTCAAATATTATCTAAAATTGAAATTGAATTATCTAAAATATAATGCCAGTCAACTGATTCAGCGGTACATTTAACTTTAGAAATTAACGGTGAATTCTGTCTGGTTTTTAGTTGGGCATAATACAGCGTTGACTATAATTTTTAAGAGACTAAATCAATTTTTACTAAATCAATTGAAGACGGTGAAAAGTTACATTCTTGCAATATTTTTTATTCTTATTATTGGCCCAGTCACGGCTCAACAAAATCAACTAACAAGTCCTGATGGAAAACTTGTTGTTGCTGTTCAGATCAAAAACGGGCTACCTGTTTACAGTGTTTTGTTAAACGATAAAACTTTTATCGAAGAATCTCCGCTTGGAATGGAAACCAACATTGGTGATTTTACACAGGAACTTACCCTTTCCGAATCGGTTAAAACAAATAAAATAAACGACTCATACGAACTCCGAAACATCAAGCAAAGCAAGGTAGATTACGCGGCCAACGAAGCTGTATTTTCGTTTCTGAAAGCTGATAAAACAGTTTTTGATGTTGAGTTTCAGGTAAGCAACAACAATATTGCCTTTCGTTATAAAGTGTATCCGCAAAAAGAAACCCGCAGTTGTGTGGTAAACCGCGAATCAACAGGTTTTGTATTCCCCGACGGAACTACCACCTTTTTGTGTCCGCAAATGAAACCCATGACCGGTTTTGCACGTACCGCGCCAAGTTACGAAACCGATTATACGCCCGATGATGAAATGGGTAAAAACGGATGGGGATTTGGTTACACTTTCCCTTGTTTGTTTAAGGTGAACGATGCCGGTTGGGTGTTGATTTCGGAAACAGGAGTTGACAGCCGCTACTGCGCCAGCCGCCTGGTTGGAAACGAAGACAAAAGCTACTCGATTGGCTATCCTTTACAGGAAGAAAATAACGGAAACGGCACCAATACCGCCGGAATTCCCTTGCCCGGATACACGCCGTGGCGAACCATTACCCTTGGTGAAACGCTGGCGCCAATTGTTGAAACCACCATTCCTTTTGATGTGGTGGAGCCACTTTACGAAGCTTCACAAGAATATGAATACGGAAGTGGCAGCTGGAGCTGGATTATAAAAATGGATGGCGCAACCACTTTTGACGTTCAGAAAGAATACATTGATTTTAGCGCTGCCATGGGCTACGAAACGATTTTGGTAGATGCCTTGTGGGATACGCAGATCGGTCGTGATAAAATTGAGGAATTGGCGAAATATGCTGCATCAAAAGATGTAGCCTTGTATTTGTGGTACAATTCAAACGGTTACTGGAATGATGCACCGCAGGGGCCACGTGGTATTATGGATAATACCATTATCCGACGCAAAGAAATGGCCTGGATGCAAAGCATTGGAATTCGTGGTATAAAAGTCGATTTTTTTGGTGGCGACAAACATGTTACCATGAAATTGTACGAAGACATTTTGTACGATGCCAACGATTACGGCCTGTTGGTTGTTTTTCACGGTTGTACCTTGCCGCGTGGCTGGGAACGCATGTTTCCGAATTTTGCCTCTGCCGAAGCGGTTCGTGCCAGCGAAAACCTGCATTTCGGGCAACACAGCTGCGACATTGAAGCTTTAAACGCTTGTTTGCATCCCTTCATCCGTAATGCCGTTGGCAGCATGGATTTTGGCGGAAGCGCCCTGAACGAGTTTTACAATGCCAACAATACGCCCGGAAGAGGAACAAAACGAATGACTTCGAATGTTTATGCGCTGGCCACAGCTGTTCTCTTTCAAAGTGCAGTGCAGCATTTTGCGCTGGCACCCAACAACCTTACCGATGCCCCCGAATGGGCCATAAATTTCATGAAAGAAGTACCCACCACCTGGGACGAAGTACGTTTTATCGACGGTTACCCCGGGAAATACGTGGTACTGGCGCGCAGAAAAGGCGATGCCTGGTATGTGGCCGGTGTTAACGCACAAAAAGAAACCCAGGAGTTAACGATAAAACTGCCCATGATAGCTGCCGGAAGTAGCTACCGGATTTACAGCGACGATGCCGCATTGAATGGAAAACTTGAAACAGAACGATTCCCTAAAAGCCAGGAACTAATAGTTTCAATTCCGGGTAATGGCGGGCTACTAATCGTGAACCAGAAATAGAAATCGACAAAAAGAAAATTAACGAGAATGATCAAGTTACTGACAGCACTTTTTGCCTTTGTTTTAATAAGTACAGGAGTTAATGCCGAAGATGGACACAACCTTTGGTTGCGAGCCAAAAGCGCGATCCCGGTTGAGGTAAAGTGCTCAAAAAAATCGCCCACCATCAACATTGCAATTAACGAACTAACGAATGGCTGGCGGGGAAAAGCCGGCCAGGTTATTGAGTTGAAAATTGTAAAAGATAAATTGTTAAAAGAGGATGGTTTTCGATTAAGTGAAAATAGCATTCAGGCAAAAACTGATGCCGGCCTTTTATACGGTGCTTTCGAAATTTTACGCAGGCAACAAACCGGTGCATCAATAACGGAAGAGATTGTAAATCCTTCGTATAATTTACGTTTGCTGAACCACTGGGATAACCTGGATGGAAGCGTTGAACGTGGTTACGCCGGTCGTTCCATTTTCTGGCGTGGAATCAATTCGCTGGAGGTATCCGCAGAAGATATAAAGCTTTGGAAAGAATATGCCCGGGCCAATGCTTCGTTAGGAATTAATGCAACAGTGCTGAACAATGTAAATGCTTCGCCAACCGTGCTAACCAAGCCTGTTCTGGAGCGGGCAAAAGCAGTTGCCGATGTGCTGCGTCCTTACGGAATAAAAACGTATCTGGCTGTAAATTTTGCTTCGCCTGAAGTAATTGGTGGCCTCGAAACTGCCGATCCACTTGATCCCGAAGTGCAAGCCTGGTGGAAAGAAAAAGTAAAAGAAATATATGATTTGATTCCCGATTTTGGTGGGTTCCTGGTAAAAGCAAACAGCGAAGGACAACCCGGACCGCAAAACTTTGGGCGCACTCATGCTGATGGTGCCAATATGATGGCTGAAGCACTCGAACCTTACAAGGGGATTGTAATGTGGCGGGCTTTTGTTTACGATCCATCGGATGAAGACCGGGCCAAACAAGCCTACAATGAATTTATGCCGCTTGATGGACAATTTCACGACAATGTAATTATTCAGGTAAAAAACGGCCCCATCGATTTTCAGCCACGCGAACCCTTTAGTCCGCTGTTTGGAGCAATGAAACAAACAACTGTAATGCCCGAGTTGCAGGTTACCATGGAATACCTGGGGCAATCGGTGCACCTGGTTTTTCTGGCTCCCATGTGGGAAGAATTTCTGAAAAGTGAAACCTGGCAGGAAGGTGCAGGCAGTACGGTTGCCCGTTGCACCGATGGCAGTCTTTTTAATCAGAAATACAGCGCTATTGCCGGCGTTGCAAACATTGGCCTTGATGCCAACTGGTGTGGTCACGATTTTGCGCAAGCCAACTGGTATGCGTTTGGTCGCCAAGCCTGGAATCATTCAATTACCAGTGCACAAATTGCCGACGAATGGTTGAAACTTACCTTCGGGCCACAAAATTCAGCTGAAGAAACAAGCGCTTATGATCTGGAGTGGGATCTGTCGTTTTTGCAGCCCGTAAAACAAATGATGCTCAACAGTCACGAAGCAACCGTAAATTACATGATGCCTTTGGGATTACACCATATTTTTTCGGCACATGCACATTATGGCCCTGGTCCCTGGTGGGCTCCGGAAGGTATGCGGCCCGACTGGACACCACCGTATTATCACCAGGCCGATTCGTTTGGGATTGGATTCGACCGTACGGCTTCGGGCAGCGATGCAATTCGTCAGTACCACGAACCGCTTGCCAGTCAGTTAGCCGATGTGAATACCTGTCCCGAGGCGTTTTTGCTTTGGTTTCATCATGTTTCGTGGAATCATAAAATGAAAAATGGCCGAACGCTATGGAATGAGCTATGCTATCGCTACGACGAAGGAGTGAAACAAGTGCGCGAATTTCAACGGATTTGGGATAAAGCAGAGCGTTTTGTCGATGCCGAACGATTTGCAGCCATTCAGCATAAACTTACAAAACACAGCCTGGATGCACAGGAATGGAAAGATGCCTGTTTGCTGTATTTTCAGCAATTCAGCAAACAGCCAATTCCGTATGAACTGGAGCGCCCACTTTATAACCTGGATGAGCTGCTCGAACGCGACGAACAGCGGATTCGGCAAAGTGAATAGCCGGGAAACTATATGAAGAGACCCCTTGTAAATATTCTTGATTGTAGATAATTATACCGAATAAAAACCAATAAAATGAACTTAAAAAAATACTTTACCCTTGCCATAATCAGTGCCGCGTCGGCGTTTACGGTTTGGGCGCAAAATCCGGTAATCCGAGATCAGTTTTCGGCTGATCCGACGGCACGTGTAATAAACGGGAAAGTGTATGTTTTTCCATCGCACGACATTCCGGCTCCGCCAAATAAAAACCTGCGCGAGAACTGGTTTTGTATGCCCGATTATCACGTTTTTTCATCAGAAAACCTTAGCGATTGGACCGATCATGGGGTAATTGTTAGTCAGAATAAAGTGCCGTGGGTAGATTCAACGTCGTACAGCATGTGGGCTCCTGATTGTATCGAGCGTAACGGAAAGTATTATTTCTATTTTCCGGCCAATAAAAATGTAGCTGGCCCCAACGGCCGCAAAGGTTTTGGAATTGGAGTTGCCATTGCCGATAACCCGGAAGGACCTTATGTTCCCGAGGAAAATGCCATTGAAGGAATTTTTGGTATCGATCCGAATGTTCTGATCGACAAAGACGGGCAAGCCTATTTATATTATTCGATGGGCAACATTTATGTGGCAAAACTAAAAGAGAACATGACAGAGCTGGCTACTAAGCCGGTTGCCATTGCCAATTTACCCGAAAAAGGGATGAAAGAAGGACCTTTTGTTTTTGAGCGAAATGGAAAGTACTACCTTACTTTTCCTCACGTGGAAAACGATACCGAACGACTGGAGTACGCCATAGGTGACAGTCCCGAAGGCCCGTTTACCATGACCGGAGTAATTATGGACGAATCGGAAACTGGCTGCTGGACCAATCATCACTCGATGATCGAATACAACAATCAGTGGTATTTGTTTTACCACCACAACGATTATTCACCTCACTTTGATAAGAACAGATCGGTATGCATCGATAGCTTGTTTTTTAATGCCGATGGAACCATTCAAAAAGTTATTCCAACAAAACGAGGCGTAGGAATTACTGCCGCATCCGGTAAAATTCAGCTCGACCGTTACAGCGCGATAAGCGAAAATGGCGCGACAATAGCTTTTAACGACACTACAAATACTTTTGCAGGTTGGAAGACCACGCTGGCCAATAAAGGTGCCTGGGTTTCATACAACAAGGTAAAATTTGAAAAGAAGAATACTGGGAAAGTTGTTGTGAATGCCGGTGCATTAAATGGTGGAAAAATAGAACTCAGAATTGATGCGGTAGATGGCCCCGTGCTGGCAGAAATTAGTGTGCCGGAAGGTAGTGAAATGACGGTATCAAAAACAAAAATAAGCAAAGTTAAACCCGGTATTCACAATATTTTTGTGGTGGCGGCGAACGATAATCCGGTGGAGATTGACTGGATAAGTTTTGAGTAGAACAAGAAGAAATTTCTCTTTGTAAGAAGATGGTTAATAATCTGGATAGATGAAAAGATTTGTATTTTTAATATTTATTGCCTTTTGTGCCTGCGCACAGCAACAACCCGAAGACGAAACTTTACTTAAGCTTCGTTTCGATGAGCCAGCTGAACAATGGGTTGAAGCACTTCCGGTTGGAAACGGCCGTTTGGGGGCGATGATTTACGGTAACCCTGAGAACGAAATTATTCAGTTAAACGAGAATACGATTTGGGCCGGGGAACCTAACCGAAACGATAATCCCGATGCCAAAGCAGCGTTGACAAAAGTGCGTAAGTTAATTATCGATGGAAATTACAAAGAAGCTCAGGATATTGTAAATCGTGATTTTATTACCAAAAAATCGCACGGAATGCCTTACCAAACGGCAGGCAATCTGAAGTTGAATTTTGAAGGGCACAAAGATGTTAGCAACTATTCGCGCGAATTGAACATCGAAAAGGCTGTGGCTTCAACTAGCTACCGGGTTGGCGAGGTAAACTACAAAACAGAAATATTCTCATCATTCCCCGACCAGGTTATTGTAGCCCATATTTCTGCGGACAAATCAGGTGCTTTGAATTTTTCTGCAACGCTCGACCGGCCTTCAAAAGTAACGGTTACTACACGAGGAAACGACGAGTTGGTTATGACAGGTGTTACCAGTAGCCATGAAGGCGTAAAAGGTGCTGTTGAATTCGAAACCAGGGTGAAAATAATAAAAGATGGTGGCGAAATAACTGCCGATGAATCGGTGCTGACCGTGAGCGAAGCAAAAGCGGCTACCATTATTGTTTCGATGGCCACCAATTTTAACAACTACAACGATATTAGCGGAAATGCCGGCGAACGCGCAACCAATTATTTGGAAGCTGCGATTGAAAAGAGTTACAAGGATTTGTTAAAAGATCATATTGCTGATTACCAGCGCTATTTTAAACGGGTTGATCTTAATTTGGGGAAAACCGAATCGGTAAACAAAACAACGGATGTGCGGGTGGAGGAATTCGCAACAACCAACGATCCGCAACTGGTGGAGCTTTATTTTCAGTTTGGCAGGTACCTGCTCATTTCATCGTCGCGCCCCGGAGGGCAGCCCGCCAATTTGCAGGGAATCTGGAACGACCAGTTAATGCCACCCTGGGATAGTAAATACACGGTAAACATAAATGCCGAAATGAATTACTGGCCGTCAGAAATTACCAACCTCAGCGAATTAAACGAGCCGCTGGTGCAGATGGTAAAAGAATTGTCGGAAACCGGCCAGAAAACCGCGCAGGATATGTACGGCGCCAATGGCTGGGTACTGCACCATAATACTGATATCTGGCGGATTAACGGGCCGATTGACGGCGCTACCTGGGGCATGTGGTTAATGGGCGGTGCCTGGTTGTCGCAGCATTTGTACGATAAATATGCTTTTAACGGAGATGCCGAATACCTGAAAAGTGTTTACCCGGCTATGAAAGGAGCAACATTGTTCTTCCTCGATTTTTTGATTGAAGAACCTGAAAACGGCTGGCTGGTGGTTTCGCCTTCTGTTTCGCCCGAAAATACGCCGGCAGGCCACGGTTCAAACATTGCTGCCGGCACAACCATGGATAACCAGCTGCTTTTCGATTTGTTTTCGATAACTGTTAAAGCTGCTGAAGTACTGGAAACGGACACTGCATTGGTAGAAAAAATTAAGGCCGCTATGCAGAAATTGCCACCCATGCAAATTGGCAATTGGGGCCAACTGCAGGAGTGGATGTACGATTGGGATAATCCCAACGATCATCACCGGCACGTATCGCATTTATACGGACTTTACCCTTCCAACCAGATATCGCCTTATCATTCGCCCGAATTATTTGAGGCTGCACGCACTTCGTTGGTAGCCCGCGGCGACGAATCAACCGGCTGGTCGATGGGATGGAAAGTAAATCTATGGGCACGTTTGCTCGATGGCGATCATGCCTACAAACTCATTACCGACCAGCTAAAACCTGTTTCGCGAAGTGGACGAAGAATGAGTGGCGGAACTTACCCGAACTTGTTTGATGCGCACCCGCCTTTCCAGATTGACGGAAACTTTGGTTGCACTGCCGGCATTGCCGAAATGCTGATGCAAAGTCAGCACGGAGCCATTCACTTGCTTCCGGCGCTTCCATCAAAATGGAGAAAAGGATCGGTGAGCGGATTGGTGGCTCGCGGAGGTTTTGAAGTGGACATAAAGTGGGAGAGTGGTGAAGTACAAAACGCGATTATTCGATCAAAACTGGGCGGAAATTGTCGCATTCGTTCCTACGTTCCTTTAACCGGCGAAGGTTTGAAAGACGCTACCGGCGAAAATTCTAATCCGTTTTATTCCGTAGCCAAAATAATGGAACCAAAAGTAAATACCGAAGCATTGAAACTGCCGGAGTTGAGAAAAGTATATGCGTATGATTTGGAAACAATTGCCGGGGAGGAAATACTTCTCCAGAAATTATAAATAAGGAAAATGGAATATAACTTGAAAATTACAATGAATAGGAAAATGATAAGAACACTGTGTTGCTTTATTACAGGATTATTGCTGTTACCGGCAACCAATATATTTGGCCAGCAGAAAGACGAAAAACAAGGGGCCTATCATACCGGCAAGTACCCAAATCTTTTTGCTGAAGCCGGCTATGCGCAAAAAGATATCGATGCGAAACTGAAAAAAGCCTATAACGATCTTTTTGAGGGGCCCAATCGTATTTATTTCGAGGTGGAAGATTCGTTGGCTTACGTTTCGGATATTAAAAATAACGACGCACGCACCGAAGGCCTTTCGTATGGTTTGATGGTGGCAGTTCAGCTGGATAAAAAAGAAGTGTTTGATAAACTTTGGCGATGGAGCAAAAAGTATATGCAGCATCAGTCGGGGCCGCGCGAAGCCTACTTTGCCTGGAGCGTTAACCCGGAAACCAACCGACTGAACTCAGCAGGCTCAGCTTCGGATGGCGAGCTCTATTTTGTAACCTCGCTGTTGTTTGCATCGAACCGTTGGGGCAACGAAACCGGAATTGACTATTACGCCGAAGCACGCCGTATTTTAGATGCCATGTGGGAAAAAGACGGTTCCAACAGAGTAAATCATATTATCAATGTGGAGCACAAGCAAATAAGTTTTGTTCCCGAAGGCGATGGGTACAACTGGACCGACCCATCGTATCATGTGCCGGCATTTATGGAAGTGTGGGCCGATTTTGCCAACGATGGTCACGAGCAATTTTACCGCGATTGTGCCGATACGGCGCGGGTTTTTCTGCATCGCGCCTGCCATCCGGTAACCGGTCTGAATTACGACTATGCCAATTTCGACGGCTCGAAACACGATGCCCGCTGGATGCCGCAGGCGTTTCGCTACGATTCGTGGCGCGTACCCATGAATATTACCATGGATTACATTTGGTTTGGCAAAGACAAAAACTGGCAGGAGGATTATGCCGGCCGCTTCCAGGGATTTTTGCGCTCGGAGGGTATTAACGACTTTGTTGATCAGTACAATCCCGACGGTACTGAGCCGGAATGGATACTTCAGGCTGGCGGATTTCGGAAACTGCGCCATTCGCTGGGATTAATTTCTACTTCGGCAACACTTTCGATGGTTAATGATGTTGATCCTGAATTTGATTTTGTACATAAAATCTGGAACGCCAAACTGGAACCCTACGAAGATGGCTACTTCGATCCGTATTACGATGGTTTGCTGTACCTGTTCAGTTTAATGCACCTAAGTGGAAACTACCAGGCAATTTTACCTGGTGTTACGGAATAAGCTGATAAAAATGAATTAAACTTTGAAAAATAAAAACTGAATAAACAATGATGACAAAAATGAAATCAATACTGGCCATTTTGTTATTGGCAAGTTCAAGCGTACTGTATGGACAAACATCAATTACTCTGTATCCCGGTCAGGCTGAATCAAAAATCAGCAAGGAAATATATGGCCATTTTGCCGAGCATTTAGGCCGCTGTATTTATGGTGGAATATTCGTTGGCGAAGACTCAGAAATCCCCAATACCCGCGGTTTTAGAGATGATGTTACCGGCGCTTTAATCGATATGAAAATACCCTTGTTACGTTGGCCGGGCGGTTGTTTTGCCGATACCTACAACTGGAAAGACGGCATTGGCCCACGGGAAGAACGCCCATCGATGGTAAATGTACACTGGGGCGGTGTTACTGAAGACAACAGCTTTGGAACACACGAATTTCTTGATTTTTGTGATTTAATAAATGCCGAACCCTATATTAATGTGAACGTTGGATCGGGGACCGTTCGCGAAGCTTCGGAATGGATTGAATACGTAACATCGTCGAACATTAGTCCGATGACGGATTTGAGAAAGAAAAACGGACGCGAAGAACCATGGGACGTAAAGTACTGGGGAATTGGAAACGAAAACTGGGGTTGCGGCGGTAATATGACGCCTGAATATTATGCCGATGTTTACAAAAATTACGCAACCTACAGCCGTGGTGCTGATTATAAAATTGCCTGTGGTGCCAGCGATTCAGACTATAACTGGACCGATGTTTTAATGAAAAAAATGCAAGGTAAAGAAAACCTGATGCAGGGATTATCATTGCACTATTATACCATCACACACAACTGGAACGTAAAAGGTTCGGCGACTGATTTTGATGAAAAAGAATGGTTTACCACACTTAACAAAACCCTGTTTATGGATGAACTGATCCAAAAACATTCAACCATTATGGATAAGTACGATCCGGAGAAACGTGTTGGCTTAATTGTTGACGAATGGGGAAACTGGTTTGATGTGGAACCCGGAACCAATCCCGGTTTCCTTTATCAGCAAAATACTATGCGCGATGCATTGGTAGCCGGTATAAACCTTAATATTTTTAATAATCACGCCGATCGTGTTAAAATGTCGAACATTGCACAAACCATTAATGTGCTGCAATCGGTTATTTTAACCAAAGACGACGAAATGGTGTTAACACCAACGTATTACGTATTTAAAATGTATAGCGTACACCAGGATGCCACTTTAATTCCGACTAATATTAAAACAGGAACGTACAAAATGGATGGAAAATCGGTACCAACAATTAATGCTTCGGCATCAATTAAAAATGGTGCAATGTCGATAACATTCTGTAATCTGAATCCGAATAACAGCGAAAAAATTGAAATTTCAGTGCCGGAAGGTGATTTTGCATCAGCAACTGGACAAATAATAACCGCTGATAATATCAACGATTATAATGATTTTGGTAAAAGAGAATCTGTTAGTCTTATGGAGTTTGATGTGCCAAAACCGAAGGATGGGAAACTCGTTTTCGAGGTGCCTTCAAAATCGGTTGCGCTCGTTCAATTGAAATAAGATCTCATAGATTGATTATTTGATAGTTTAGTTAAAAAGGAAGCTGTTGAGCTTCCTTTTTTTACTGAAAAGATAGGTTCCTTTCGATAAGAGAAGAAAGCAATCCAAAAGGAAACGAGTGAGTGAAAGAGCTAATTCAAAAGTAGGATTAAAACATATGCGAGTTCTATTCGGAAATATATTGAGGTCTTTAAGTACAAACAATTTTAATAGAATAAAATTTTATCACATCAAGAATCAATTACTCGGTTTAAGTCATTTTGTTTATTCTTCATTAATTTTTAAATTTCCTTCGTATAAGAGAGAAATAGTATGAACTATCGAAAATATTGCTTGTCGCTGTTTGTTCTTTTTTGTTTTAATTCCTTCGCAATATTTGGTGCGGCTGAAAACTCAATCCAGTTTTATAACCTGAATGAAGAATATGGTATATCAATACGTGAAACGAATCAGGTTTGTGAAGATAGAAACGGCTTTATTTGGGTATCGTCGAAAATTGGAATTGTAAGGTATTCCATTGATGATGTACGAACCTACCAAATACCTTATGACTCTGAGGATATAATTTCTGTTCGCCTGGAATATGCCAACGAAAAACTATATGTATATACAAATAACGGGCAGATATTTATTTACAATCATATTCAGGATCGTTTTGAATTGATAACGAATCTGTCGAAGCAATTGCCAGATCCTCATGTGGTTGTAAATAAAATGCTGGTTGATTCTACCGGAACAATATGGGAGGCCAGTTCTTTTGGATTGTTGCGATACGACAAAAAAGAAGAACTGAATATATATTTCGACCAGCAGAATATTCACTTTTTGGAATGGTTCGACGATCATCGTTTTTTCTATGGAACTGAAAATTGCATTGGTGTTTTCGACATTAATACCTTAAGTTCGGAGGAGTATTACAGGTTCTCAGAAAACTTCAATTTTGTTATCTCCTACATTGAGTTTGATAGTAACAATAATACATTGTGGTTAGGAACACTAAATGATGGATTGTTTTGCCTAAAAAATGAAAATGGTGAAAAGGAATTGATTGCAATAGAAAATATTCCCAATCAACCGGTTCAGGCAATATGTCCAATTTCAACATCTACCTTATTGGTTGGAATAGACGGACAAGGGCTTTGGGAAATTGATAAACACTCGTTAAAAGTACAATCGGTTTATAAAGATGATGCCGATAACCCAAATTCCTTAAAAGGAAATGGCGTGTATGATATTTTTCGCGACAGTAATAACAGGGTGTGGATCTGCACTTATAGTGGAGGGGTTTCATTTTTCGATCAGGCAAGTGAATCTGTTATTACCAAAATATCGCATATTGTTAATAACCCAAACTCTCTGGTAAATAACGATATAAATGATGTTTTAGAAGATAGTAACGGAAATATGTGGTTTGCCACTAATAATGGTATTAGTTTTTGGAAACCGAAAGCCAATGACTGGAAATCATTCTACCACAATAAAGAACAGCACGCCCAGGTTTTTTTGTCGCTTTGTCAGGACTCAGAGGGCAGAATATGGGCCGGTTCATATTCATCAGGAATTTATATTCTCGACGGAAATACAGGGAAGGAAATCAGACATTTGAGCAATGAAAATGTACCTGGCGATTTTGCCGGTGACTTTGTCTTTAATATTAAAGAAGATAGCCATGGTGATATATGGATTGGTGGAGTTCGTGGCGATTTGATACGTTATAATTACGAAAGCAACTCATTTCAATCTTATCCTGATTACACAATTTATTTGATATTGGAATACGGTCCTGATAAATTACTGATGGGAACCACATACGGTTTATTGCTTTTTGATAAAGAATCCGGCACACACGAAGTTCTGGTAGAAGGTTTTGTTGTTTCTGATTTATACCTGTCAGAAGATAAGGTTTGGATTGCTACAAATGGAAACGGTGTAGTTTGCTTTAATCTGACCAATAAATCAACACAATACTACACAGTGGATAACGGCCTGCCAAGTAATTTTGTAAATAGTATTG comes from uncultured Draconibacterium sp. and encodes:
- a CDS encoding alpha-glucuronidase — encoded protein: MIKLLTALFAFVLISTGVNAEDGHNLWLRAKSAIPVEVKCSKKSPTINIAINELTNGWRGKAGQVIELKIVKDKLLKEDGFRLSENSIQAKTDAGLLYGAFEILRRQQTGASITEEIVNPSYNLRLLNHWDNLDGSVERGYAGRSIFWRGINSLEVSAEDIKLWKEYARANASLGINATVLNNVNASPTVLTKPVLERAKAVADVLRPYGIKTYLAVNFASPEVIGGLETADPLDPEVQAWWKEKVKEIYDLIPDFGGFLVKANSEGQPGPQNFGRTHADGANMMAEALEPYKGIVMWRAFVYDPSDEDRAKQAYNEFMPLDGQFHDNVIIQVKNGPIDFQPREPFSPLFGAMKQTTVMPELQVTMEYLGQSVHLVFLAPMWEEFLKSETWQEGAGSTVARCTDGSLFNQKYSAIAGVANIGLDANWCGHDFAQANWYAFGRQAWNHSITSAQIADEWLKLTFGPQNSAEETSAYDLEWDLSFLQPVKQMMLNSHEATVNYMMPLGLHHIFSAHAHYGPGPWWAPEGMRPDWTPPYYHQADSFGIGFDRTASGSDAIRQYHEPLASQLADVNTCPEAFLLWFHHVSWNHKMKNGRTLWNELCYRYDEGVKQVREFQRIWDKAERFVDAERFAAIQHKLTKHSLDAQEWKDACLLYFQQFSKQPIPYELERPLYNLDELLERDEQRIRQSE
- a CDS encoding family 43 glycosylhydrolase → MNLKKYFTLAIISAASAFTVWAQNPVIRDQFSADPTARVINGKVYVFPSHDIPAPPNKNLRENWFCMPDYHVFSSENLSDWTDHGVIVSQNKVPWVDSTSYSMWAPDCIERNGKYYFYFPANKNVAGPNGRKGFGIGVAIADNPEGPYVPEENAIEGIFGIDPNVLIDKDGQAYLYYSMGNIYVAKLKENMTELATKPVAIANLPEKGMKEGPFVFERNGKYYLTFPHVENDTERLEYAIGDSPEGPFTMTGVIMDESETGCWTNHHSMIEYNNQWYLFYHHNDYSPHFDKNRSVCIDSLFFNADGTIQKVIPTKRGVGITAASGKIQLDRYSAISENGATIAFNDTTNTFAGWKTTLANKGAWVSYNKVKFEKKNTGKVVVNAGALNGGKIELRIDAVDGPVLAEISVPEGSEMTVSKTKISKVKPGIHNIFVVAANDNPVEIDWISFE
- a CDS encoding glycoside hydrolase family 97 catalytic domain-containing protein, translated to MKSYILAIFFILIIGPVTAQQNQLTSPDGKLVVAVQIKNGLPVYSVLLNDKTFIEESPLGMETNIGDFTQELTLSESVKTNKINDSYELRNIKQSKVDYAANEAVFSFLKADKTVFDVEFQVSNNNIAFRYKVYPQKETRSCVVNRESTGFVFPDGTTTFLCPQMKPMTGFARTAPSYETDYTPDDEMGKNGWGFGYTFPCLFKVNDAGWVLISETGVDSRYCASRLVGNEDKSYSIGYPLQEENNGNGTNTAGIPLPGYTPWRTITLGETLAPIVETTIPFDVVEPLYEASQEYEYGSGSWSWIIKMDGATTFDVQKEYIDFSAAMGYETILVDALWDTQIGRDKIEELAKYAASKDVALYLWYNSNGYWNDAPQGPRGIMDNTIIRRKEMAWMQSIGIRGIKVDFFGGDKHVTMKLYEDILYDANDYGLLVVFHGCTLPRGWERMFPNFASAEAVRASENLHFGQHSCDIEALNACLHPFIRNAVGSMDFGGSALNEFYNANNTPGRGTKRMTSNVYALATAVLFQSAVQHFALAPNNLTDAPEWAINFMKEVPTTWDEVRFIDGYPGKYVVLARRKGDAWYVAGVNAQKETQELTIKLPMIAAGSSYRIYSDDAALNGKLETERFPKSQELIVSIPGNGGLLIVNQK